From a region of the Sinorhizobium sp. B11 genome:
- a CDS encoding L,D-transpeptidase: MSLDNPISRRSFLSFSALTAASALAGCASTSNTVENGGMSISYRSPFRAFQTTSVPSEAELAVMYGPIEDGGFLIPAVPYQQIDPRYYRQQVVDPTGQPPGTIVVDTPSRFLYLVQPGGMAMRYGVGIGREGFAWSGNGVIQWKQKWPRWKPPNEMVARQPELAKYSIERGGMEPGLLNPLGARALYIFSNNEDTLYRLHGNPEWRSIGKAVSSGCVRLLNQDIIDLYDRVPNKTPIVVWQ, from the coding sequence ATGAGCCTCGATAACCCCATCTCCCGTCGTAGCTTTCTTTCCTTTTCGGCTTTGACAGCGGCTTCCGCGCTGGCAGGCTGTGCCTCCACTTCGAATACGGTCGAAAATGGCGGCATGTCGATCAGCTACCGTTCGCCCTTCCGCGCGTTCCAGACGACGAGCGTACCCAGCGAAGCAGAACTTGCCGTCATGTACGGCCCAATCGAAGACGGCGGTTTCCTCATCCCCGCCGTTCCTTACCAGCAGATCGACCCGCGCTACTATCGCCAGCAGGTCGTGGATCCGACCGGCCAGCCGCCGGGCACGATCGTCGTCGATACGCCCTCGCGCTTCCTTTATCTCGTCCAGCCCGGTGGCATGGCGATGCGCTACGGTGTCGGTATCGGCCGCGAAGGTTTCGCCTGGTCGGGCAATGGCGTCATCCAGTGGAAGCAGAAATGGCCGCGCTGGAAGCCGCCGAACGAGATGGTCGCCCGTCAGCCGGAGCTTGCGAAATACTCGATCGAGCGTGGCGGCATGGAGCCAGGTCTCTTGAATCCGCTCGGTGCGCGTGCGCTCTACATCTTCTCGAACAACGAAGATACGCTCTACCGCCTGCACGGCAACCCGGAATGGCGCTCCATCGGCAAGGCGGTCTCGTCGGGCTGCGTGCGCCTGCTCAACCAGGACATCATCGACCTCTACGACCGCGTTCCCAACAAAACCCCGATCGTTGTTTGGCAGTGA
- a CDS encoding L,D-transpeptidase yields MNFLRRAFPFVGLAAAATMLSGCNILVPDVAADSPARFVQEISPVFYEPPGVDPRRVKPLPDQPVPHTRELYRTQFNQTYGLPVSNPLNLDMGMYGQVRDGDFTLPAIPATRIRPEYLRQEVEYQTNERPGTIVVDTQDRFLYFVEGNGRAMRYGVGLGREGFAWKGRGVIQWKQKWPRWTPPVEMVSRQPEVRPFSAENGGMNPGLANPLGARAMYIFKDGQDTLYRIHGTPDWQSVGKAVSSGCVRMLNQDVVDLYDRVSAKSEIVVM; encoded by the coding sequence ATGAATTTTCTGCGCCGGGCTTTCCCGTTTGTCGGGCTCGCGGCTGCTGCAACGATGCTCAGCGGCTGCAACATTCTTGTCCCCGATGTCGCAGCCGATTCGCCTGCGCGCTTCGTGCAGGAGATTTCACCGGTCTTCTACGAGCCGCCGGGCGTCGATCCGCGTCGCGTCAAGCCGCTTCCCGATCAACCGGTGCCGCATACACGCGAACTCTACAGGACGCAGTTCAATCAGACCTACGGTCTGCCGGTCAGTAACCCGCTGAACCTCGACATGGGCATGTACGGCCAGGTCAGGGACGGCGATTTCACGCTGCCGGCCATCCCGGCCACTCGCATCCGTCCGGAATATCTGCGCCAGGAGGTCGAGTACCAGACCAACGAACGCCCCGGCACGATCGTTGTCGATACCCAGGACCGCTTCCTCTATTTCGTTGAAGGCAATGGCAGGGCCATGCGTTACGGCGTCGGCCTCGGCCGCGAGGGATTTGCCTGGAAGGGCCGTGGCGTCATCCAGTGGAAGCAGAAGTGGCCGCGCTGGACGCCGCCGGTCGAAATGGTCTCCCGCCAGCCGGAGGTTCGCCCCTTCTCGGCGGAAAATGGCGGCATGAATCCGGGCCTTGCAAATCCGCTCGGCGCCCGCGCCATGTATATTTTCAAGGATGGCCAGGACACGCTCTATCGCATTCACGGCACCCCGGACTGGCAATCCGTCGGCAAGGCGGTTTCCTCCGGCTGCGTACGCATGCTCAACCAGGATGTGGTCGACCTCTACGACCGCGTGTCGGCCAAGTCGGAGATCGTGGTGATGTAG
- a CDS encoding DUF922 domain-containing protein, with the protein MRTVFGYALVAFGLALPAAAAGTDWQPSEEVKAYAIAGRTGMQLYQSIGERGPQVGPGRVIAHTTFKLTWTRKYEQQGSACTLTFAKPKLIIIYTLPKAPNDLPAATKASWESFIAGVRIHERWHGETIIEMVKEIETLSNGFSVPDDPGCKKIRPELTVRLGELSNRQRQRGRDFDRVEMSEGGNIQQLILKLVNGP; encoded by the coding sequence ATGAGGACTGTTTTCGGATATGCGTTGGTGGCGTTCGGGCTGGCTCTGCCTGCCGCAGCCGCGGGAACCGACTGGCAACCGAGCGAGGAAGTGAAGGCATATGCAATCGCCGGCCGCACCGGCATGCAGCTCTACCAGTCCATCGGCGAGCGCGGCCCGCAGGTCGGGCCGGGCCGGGTCATCGCGCATACGACTTTCAAGCTGACCTGGACGCGCAAATACGAACAGCAAGGCAGTGCCTGCACGCTGACTTTTGCAAAGCCGAAGCTCATCATCATCTACACGCTGCCGAAGGCGCCGAACGACCTGCCGGCGGCGACCAAGGCAAGTTGGGAGAGCTTCATAGCGGGTGTGCGCATACATGAGCGCTGGCACGGCGAGACGATCATCGAAATGGTCAAGGAGATCGAGACGCTGAGCAACGGCTTCTCCGTGCCTGATGATCCCGGCTGCAAGAAGATCAGGCCGGAGCTGACGGTGCGGCTCGGAGAGCTCTCCAACAGACAGCGTCAGCGCGGCCGGGATTTCGACCGCGTGGAAATGAGCGAAGGCGGCAATATCCAGCAGCTCATCCTGAAGCTGGTGAACGGTCCCTGA
- a CDS encoding EAL domain-containing protein has protein sequence MNGIGARRWESGDSFSAETQRIVAATEAMMAATAHHLSEGIENLRLKAIVHELPDFLYVKDRDGRFVFANAVTARSHGFENAAEIAGKRDFDLFDFETARRYFDVEQEIMSGGEPRIDLEEFVPLPGGGTMCRLTSKIPLRNDRGEVVGLIGVSRDITERKRQEELYRGQANLLEMIARNEPLPMILEALVLMIERQMTGISGSVLLLDSEGTRLYHGAAPNLPGAYSRMIDGVVIGPKVGSCGTAAWRGETVIVEDVMADPLWEDFRAMVSQFGFRSCWSTPICTSQKNVLGTFALYSKETRRPTEHEMKLVALATHVAGIAVERKRVDDRIHFMAHHDDLTGLPNRAFLKERMAKILDQARRNNRKVTVAYIDLDNFKEINDTSGHAAGDEVLKETATRMANCVRASDMVVRLGGDEFLVVLVHQSSHDAGIMRRLRDLQKAISKPVRSVVGEIAVTSSIGIAAFPWDGATPDELLTNADRAMYRAKQLGRNTLQYHDGVVSDSVDLPLTEQEELRQAIVAHQLFLLYQPQVDVTTGRVTGLEALVRWNHPTKGVIPPANFIPLAEETGLIVPLGLWVLNEACRQARAWQDMGLTPLTIAVNVSPKQFADPDFASHVAEAIDSHRLNARWLELEVTESVIMQDAARALAIMLSLRALGVRLSIDDFGSGYSSLAALKTFPFDRLKMDRSLVEALPADTTAVAIASAVISLAQTLKLSVLAEGVETDAQLDFLRHAGCEEAQGYRFSKPVAPEEIVVMLLARGA, from the coding sequence ATGAATGGAATTGGTGCCCGGCGTTGGGAATCTGGTGATAGCTTCAGTGCCGAGACACAACGTATCGTAGCTGCCACCGAGGCAATGATGGCGGCGACCGCGCACCATCTTTCCGAGGGCATAGAGAACCTCCGCCTCAAGGCGATCGTCCACGAGCTTCCCGATTTTCTGTACGTCAAGGATCGCGACGGCCGCTTCGTTTTCGCCAATGCTGTCACGGCGCGCAGCCACGGATTTGAGAACGCTGCCGAGATCGCCGGCAAGCGTGATTTCGACCTGTTCGATTTTGAGACGGCCCGCCGGTATTTCGATGTCGAGCAGGAGATCATGTCGGGCGGCGAGCCCCGCATAGACCTGGAGGAATTCGTGCCGCTGCCTGGTGGCGGTACCATGTGCCGCCTGACCTCCAAGATACCGCTGCGCAACGATCGCGGCGAAGTCGTCGGGCTCATCGGCGTCTCCCGCGATATTACCGAGCGCAAGCGGCAGGAGGAGCTCTATCGCGGCCAGGCGAACCTCTTGGAAATGATCGCCCGCAATGAACCGTTGCCGATGATCCTCGAAGCGCTGGTGCTGATGATCGAGCGGCAGATGACCGGCATTTCCGGCTCCGTGCTGCTGCTGGACAGCGAGGGTACGCGGCTCTACCACGGCGCGGCTCCCAATCTGCCCGGCGCCTACAGCCGCATGATCGACGGCGTTGTCATCGGCCCGAAGGTGGGCTCCTGTGGCACGGCAGCCTGGCGTGGCGAAACCGTCATCGTCGAGGACGTCATGGCCGACCCGCTCTGGGAGGATTTCCGGGCGATGGTCAGCCAGTTCGGCTTCCGCTCCTGCTGGTCGACGCCGATCTGCACCTCGCAGAAGAATGTCCTCGGCACCTTCGCGCTTTATTCGAAAGAGACGCGGCGCCCCACCGAACACGAAATGAAACTGGTGGCGCTCGCCACCCACGTCGCCGGCATTGCCGTAGAGCGCAAGCGTGTCGATGACCGCATTCATTTCATGGCCCATCACGACGATCTTACGGGCCTGCCGAACCGTGCTTTTCTGAAGGAGCGCATGGCGAAGATCCTCGATCAGGCCCGGCGCAACAACCGCAAGGTCACCGTTGCCTACATCGATCTCGACAATTTCAAGGAGATCAATGACACGAGCGGCCACGCCGCCGGCGACGAGGTGCTGAAGGAAACCGCCACGCGCATGGCGAATTGCGTACGGGCTTCGGATATGGTCGTACGCCTCGGCGGTGACGAATTCCTCGTCGTGCTCGTCCACCAGTCCAGTCACGATGCCGGCATCATGCGGCGCCTGCGCGATCTGCAGAAGGCGATTTCCAAGCCGGTCCGCTCCGTTGTGGGTGAAATCGCTGTCACCTCGAGCATCGGCATCGCCGCCTTCCCATGGGACGGCGCCACACCGGACGAACTGCTCACCAATGCCGATCGCGCCATGTACCGCGCCAAGCAGCTCGGTCGGAATACGCTGCAATATCACGACGGCGTTGTAAGCGATTCCGTCGACCTGCCGCTCACCGAACAGGAGGAATTGCGCCAGGCGATCGTCGCCCACCAGCTTTTCCTGCTCTATCAGCCGCAGGTCGATGTCACGACAGGCCGCGTTACCGGCCTCGAAGCACTGGTGCGCTGGAACCATCCGACGAAGGGCGTGATACCGCCTGCCAATTTCATTCCGCTTGCGGAGGAAACCGGTCTCATCGTGCCGCTCGGCCTGTGGGTGCTGAACGAGGCCTGTCGCCAGGCTCGCGCCTGGCAGGACATGGGCCTGACGCCACTGACCATTGCCGTCAATGTCTCGCCCAAGCAGTTTGCCGATCCGGACTTCGCCTCCCACGTCGCCGAGGCGATCGACAGCCATAGGCTCAATGCGCGATGGCTGGAGCTGGAGGTGACCGAAAGCGTCATCATGCAGGATGCGGCCAGAGCGCTCGCCATCATGCTCTCTCTGCGCGCGCTCGGTGTGCGCCTGTCGATCGATGATTTCGGCTCCGGCTATTCCTCGCTTGCCGCATTGAAGACCTTTCCCTTCGACCGGCTGAAGATGGACCGCTCGCTGGTCGAGGCTCTGCCTGCAGATACGACTGCCGTTGCCATCGCGTCGGCCGTCATTTCGCTTGCCCAGACACTGAAGCTCTCAGTGCTCGCCGAAGGCGTGGAAACCGATGCGCAGCTGGATTTCCTGCGCCACGCAGGGTGCGAGGAGGCGCAGGGCTATCGCTTCTCCAAGCCTGTTGCGCCGGAAGAAATCGTCGTCATGCTGCTCGCGCGGGGCGCTTGA
- a CDS encoding LysR substrate-binding domain-containing protein: MMNDAVLRKIDLNLLLAFSVLMQERNVSRAAERLLLGQPGLSAALKRLREALDDELFIRVGRGLQPTARALAIAPAIEDALSGIERAIRPPKGFDPSTWQGEFRVGMCDNLETAFFGPLVARLRQLAPGARLVGVAADKRDAAQMLDDGAYEFSISVHGEPASWHIRMPLFEQCSIAIYDPQQLKLKPPISVEDFVAAPHIAISFVGSATTAVDAALDKVGLSRNVVATVPRYSAVPPALRAMPSIAIVPESLGRCMAQLHNLEVSMPPIELPADPVSMLYRRVDRADERASWFRQLFVEVADKALLASGCKAGICAEAA; the protein is encoded by the coding sequence ATGATGAATGATGCTGTCCTTCGCAAAATCGATCTGAACCTTCTGCTTGCCTTTTCAGTGCTGATGCAGGAGCGCAATGTCAGCCGTGCAGCTGAAAGGCTGTTGCTCGGCCAGCCCGGACTTTCCGCCGCGCTCAAGCGATTGCGCGAGGCGCTGGACGACGAACTCTTCATACGCGTCGGCCGCGGCCTGCAGCCGACAGCGCGGGCGCTGGCGATCGCCCCAGCGATCGAGGATGCTCTTTCAGGCATCGAACGGGCGATCCGCCCGCCCAAGGGTTTCGACCCGTCGACCTGGCAGGGTGAATTCCGCGTCGGCATGTGCGACAATCTGGAAACCGCTTTCTTCGGCCCGCTGGTTGCGCGGCTACGTCAGCTTGCGCCGGGCGCGCGGCTCGTGGGCGTGGCAGCCGACAAACGCGATGCGGCGCAGATGCTTGATGACGGCGCTTACGAATTCAGCATTTCCGTGCATGGCGAACCCGCCTCCTGGCACATCCGCATGCCACTGTTCGAGCAGTGTTCGATCGCCATTTACGACCCGCAGCAATTGAAACTGAAGCCGCCAATCAGCGTCGAGGATTTCGTCGCCGCACCGCATATCGCCATCTCCTTTGTCGGTAGTGCGACGACGGCGGTCGATGCCGCGCTCGACAAGGTGGGTTTGAGCCGCAACGTGGTGGCGACGGTGCCCCGCTATTCTGCGGTGCCGCCGGCGCTCAGAGCCATGCCGTCGATTGCCATCGTGCCGGAATCGCTCGGACGCTGCATGGCGCAGCTTCACAATCTCGAGGTCTCGATGCCGCCGATCGAGCTGCCGGCCGACCCTGTGTCGATGCTGTATCGGCGGGTGGACAGGGCGGACGAGCGGGCGTCGTGGTTTCGGCAGTTGTTTGTCGAGGTGGCGGACAAGGCGCTACTTGCTTCGGGCTGCAAGGCTGGGATTTGCGCTGAGGCGGCGTAA
- a CDS encoding alpha/beta fold hydrolase — translation MSSQERNAFFRQRRGVLAGIAGSLMLPRLANAFDVPDVPRLAKHDYASVRHHFRTKLLQKGPAPDKYEPLTAPADADRIFYRSGYGGELELTAWVSKYKRGTKSKPGILFLHGGNAMGIGHWQLMKPYVDAGYVVMMPSMRGENGQMGNFSGFYDEVDDVLAATERLRHLPGVDPARLFIAGHSIGGTLTMLTAMSTHHFRAAVPISGNADAFRFFNRYPEDIRFDDSNAHEFEVRTALCYAHSFKCPVRVLHGTEESHFNDRADLLVSRARAAGTHIEADTVDGNHTSALPAEIAQSIEFFRGVAA, via the coding sequence ATGAGCTCGCAAGAACGAAATGCCTTTTTCCGTCAACGCCGCGGCGTGCTTGCAGGGATAGCCGGCTCTCTTATGCTGCCTCGCCTCGCGAATGCCTTCGATGTCCCGGATGTTCCAAGGCTCGCCAAGCATGACTATGCCAGTGTCCGCCATCACTTCCGCACCAAGCTGCTGCAGAAGGGGCCGGCGCCGGATAAATATGAGCCGCTGACGGCACCGGCCGATGCCGACCGGATATTCTACCGCTCCGGCTATGGCGGCGAGCTGGAGTTGACGGCCTGGGTGTCCAAATACAAGCGCGGGACCAAGTCGAAGCCCGGCATCCTCTTCCTTCACGGCGGCAATGCCATGGGCATTGGCCATTGGCAGCTCATGAAGCCCTACGTGGATGCCGGCTATGTGGTTATGATGCCTTCCATGCGCGGCGAAAACGGCCAGATGGGCAATTTCTCCGGTTTCTATGACGAGGTGGACGACGTGCTCGCCGCAACCGAGCGCCTGCGCCATCTGCCGGGCGTCGATCCCGCACGCCTCTTCATTGCCGGCCACAGCATCGGCGGCACGCTGACCATGCTGACGGCGATGAGTACGCATCATTTTCGGGCGGCGGTGCCGATTTCGGGCAATGCGGATGCCTTCCGCTTCTTCAACCGCTATCCCGAAGACATCCGCTTCGACGATTCCAACGCGCATGAATTCGAGGTACGCACGGCGCTTTGTTATGCGCACAGCTTCAAGTGCCCGGTACGTGTGCTGCACGGAACGGAAGAGTCTCATTTCAACGATCGCGCCGATCTTCTCGTTTCGCGTGCCCGTGCGGCCGGTACGCATATCGAAGCAGATACCGTTGACGGCAACCACACTTCGGCACTGCCGGCCGAGATCGCGCAGAGCATCGAATTCTTCCGTGGTGTGGCGGCCTGA
- a CDS encoding glycerophosphodiester phosphodiesterase, which translates to MGRKLKYAGAAILVFVAAVYLNNTSFLAKHREGKPLLLAHRGIAQRFDETDLKNDTCTATRMLPPKHDYLENTIRSMQAGFNAGADVVEIDIHPTTDGQFAIFHDWTLDCRTDGHGVTREHSMTEMKLLDIGYGYTADNGKTFPFRGKGVGQMPTLDEVLSTFPDKHLLINVKSRDPAEGEKLAAVLNGLPAERRARIIVYGGDEPIDRFRQLAPEIRTASRASLMGCLTGYIGYGWTGALPADCRNVMMLVPINYAPWLWGWPDRFLNRMQDANTLVFVIGPYHGGGFSTGIDSAERFAQLPANYSGGIWTNEIETVADLVK; encoded by the coding sequence ATGGGACGGAAGCTCAAATATGCAGGCGCGGCAATTCTCGTATTTGTCGCCGCAGTTTATCTCAACAATACCAGCTTTCTAGCCAAACATCGCGAGGGCAAGCCGTTGCTTCTGGCGCATCGCGGCATTGCCCAGCGTTTCGATGAGACGGATCTCAAGAACGACACCTGCACGGCTACACGCATGCTGCCGCCAAAGCACGACTATCTGGAGAACACGATCCGCTCTATGCAGGCGGGTTTTAATGCGGGTGCGGACGTGGTGGAGATCGATATCCACCCCACGACGGACGGGCAATTTGCCATCTTCCATGACTGGACACTCGATTGCCGGACAGATGGGCATGGCGTGACGCGGGAGCATTCCATGACCGAGATGAAGTTGCTCGATATCGGCTATGGCTACACCGCCGATAACGGCAAGACATTTCCTTTTCGTGGCAAAGGCGTCGGTCAGATGCCGACCCTGGATGAGGTGCTTTCTACCTTCCCGGACAAACATCTGCTCATCAATGTCAAAAGCCGCGACCCCGCGGAGGGCGAAAAGCTCGCTGCCGTGCTGAATGGCCTGCCGGCTGAGCGGCGCGCCAGGATCATCGTTTATGGCGGTGATGAGCCGATCGATCGCTTCAGGCAATTGGCGCCCGAGATCCGCACGGCTTCGCGCGCCAGTCTCATGGGCTGCCTTACCGGCTATATCGGCTATGGTTGGACGGGTGCGCTGCCTGCCGATTGCAGGAATGTGATGATGCTGGTGCCGATCAATTACGCGCCCTGGCTGTGGGGCTGGCCCGACAGGTTCCTCAACCGCATGCAGGATGCGAATACGCTGGTCTTCGTGATCGGCCCCTATCACGGCGGCGGCTTTTCGACCGGTATCGACAGTGCCGAACGCTTTGCGCAACTGCCAGCCAATTACTCCGGCGGCATATGGACGAACGAGATCGAGACGGTCGCCGATCTGGTGAAGTGA
- a CDS encoding cisplatin damage response ATP-dependent DNA ligase — protein MKAFADLLDRLVLTPSRNGKLKLLTDYFRDTPDPDRGYGLAAIAGTLEVRNVKPAMLRELVLERMDDVLFRYSYDYVGDLAETISLVWDNERDIDRSALAQPRLGEVVVRMNSLGRTEVRSFVRDLLDRLDSSGRFAFIKLATGALRIGVSARLAKQALADLGGKDVTEIETLWHGLQPPYETLFKWLEGGEEKPVLATPAIFHSVMLANPVEEGDLDSLDAANYAAEWKWDGIRVQLSRSGETRRIYSRSGDDISGAFPDVLDSISFSGVIDGELLVGGTARSNNPTRTFSDLQQRLNRKTVTARMLEEYPAFIRAYDMLFDGDQDVRGKPYIERRDRLSEIIDRAPHDRFDLSPLVPFSTWEQLDDLRAAPPDPVIEGVMIKRRDSIYQAGRMKGPWFKWKRNPYNVDAVLMYAQRGHGKRSSYYSDFTFGVWAEDEDGEQLVPVGKAYFGFTDAELEVLDKFVRNNTTERFGPVRAVRADKEFGFVVEVAFEGINRSTRHKSGVAMRFPRIARLRPDKPSYEADRLRTLIAMIDAKAG, from the coding sequence ATGAAAGCCTTCGCCGACCTCCTCGACCGCCTGGTCTTGACCCCCAGCCGCAACGGCAAGCTCAAGCTGCTGACCGACTATTTCCGCGACACGCCTGACCCTGATCGCGGCTATGGCCTTGCTGCCATTGCCGGCACGCTGGAGGTGCGCAACGTCAAGCCCGCGATGCTGCGCGAACTGGTTCTGGAGCGCATGGACGATGTGCTCTTCCGCTACTCCTATGATTATGTCGGCGACCTCGCCGAAACCATCTCGCTGGTCTGGGATAATGAACGCGATATCGACCGCTCTGCGCTCGCCCAGCCGCGTCTTGGCGAGGTGGTCGTCAGGATGAATTCGCTTGGCCGCACGGAAGTACGCAGCTTCGTGCGCGACCTGCTCGATCGTCTCGATTCCTCCGGGCGCTTTGCCTTCATCAAGCTCGCGACCGGGGCGTTGCGCATCGGCGTTTCCGCCCGCCTCGCCAAGCAGGCGCTTGCCGATCTCGGCGGCAAGGACGTGACCGAGATCGAAACTCTGTGGCACGGCCTGCAGCCGCCCTATGAAACGCTCTTCAAATGGTTGGAGGGTGGTGAGGAAAAGCCGGTGCTTGCAACGCCTGCGATCTTCCATTCCGTGATGCTTGCCAATCCGGTGGAGGAGGGCGATCTCGATAGTCTCGACGCCGCCAATTATGCCGCCGAGTGGAAATGGGATGGTATTCGCGTCCAGCTCTCCCGCTCCGGCGAGACACGCAGGATCTATTCCCGCTCCGGTGATGATATCTCCGGTGCCTTTCCTGATGTTCTTGATTCAATCAGCTTTTCCGGCGTCATCGACGGAGAGCTTCTGGTTGGCGGCACGGCGCGTTCCAACAACCCGACCCGCACCTTCTCCGACCTGCAGCAGCGCCTGAATCGCAAGACGGTGACGGCACGGATGCTGGAAGAATATCCGGCTTTCATCCGCGCTTATGACATGCTTTTCGACGGCGACCAGGACGTGCGCGGCAAGCCCTATATCGAGCGTCGCGACCGGCTCTCGGAAATTATCGACCGCGCCCCGCACGACCGCTTCGACCTCTCGCCTCTGGTGCCGTTCTCCACCTGGGAGCAGCTGGACGATCTCCGTGCTGCCCCGCCCGATCCCGTTATCGAAGGCGTGATGATCAAGCGCCGCGACAGCATCTATCAGGCTGGTCGCATGAAGGGGCCGTGGTTCAAGTGGAAACGCAATCCTTACAATGTCGATGCGGTGCTAATGTATGCCCAGCGCGGCCACGGCAAGCGCTCCAGCTATTATTCCGATTTCACCTTCGGCGTCTGGGCGGAGGATGAGGATGGCGAACAGCTCGTCCCTGTCGGCAAGGCCTATTTCGGCTTCACCGATGCCGAGCTCGAAGTGCTGGACAAGTTCGTGCGCAATAACACGACCGAGCGCTTCGGCCCGGTCCGCGCAGTGCGGGCGGACAAGGAGTTCGGCTTCGTGGTGGAAGTCGCCTTCGAGGGAATCAATCGCTCCACACGCCACAAGTCGGGCGTAGCCATGCGGTTCCCCCGCATCGCGAGATTGCGCCCCGACAAGCCCTCCTACGAGGCCGATCGCTTGCGCACGCTCATTGCTATGATCGACGCCAAGGCGGGTTGA
- a CDS encoding dienelactone hydrolase family protein has product MAAIALFHSVYGLRSLERDAAARLRAAGHQVVTPDLYEGRVGSTLEEGFALRKEIGWAELCGRAEKAIADLPASAVLGGFSMGAGVAASLWPGRPQAAGILLLHGIAEIPANAREGIPLQVHLADPDEFAPADEVAPWRAHAARAGISLEVFLYPGVGHLYTDPSLPDYDAKAAEATWSRVDTFLAAL; this is encoded by the coding sequence ATGGCGGCGATTGCACTTTTTCACTCGGTCTACGGATTGCGGTCCCTTGAACGCGACGCCGCGGCGCGTCTGCGCGCGGCAGGCCATCAGGTCGTAACGCCGGATCTTTACGAGGGAAGGGTAGGGAGCACGCTCGAAGAAGGCTTTGCCCTCAGGAAAGAGATCGGCTGGGCCGAACTTTGCGGGCGCGCTGAAAAGGCGATCGCCGACTTGCCGGCATCGGCCGTCCTCGGCGGCTTCTCCATGGGCGCAGGCGTAGCCGCGAGCCTCTGGCCGGGACGACCGCAAGCGGCCGGCATCCTCTTGCTGCATGGCATCGCAGAAATTCCGGCAAACGCGCGCGAAGGCATTCCCCTTCAGGTCCATCTGGCGGACCCCGACGAGTTCGCGCCCGCGGACGAGGTGGCTCCATGGCGCGCGCATGCCGCAAGAGCTGGTATCAGCCTGGAGGTCTTCCTCTATCCCGGCGTCGGCCATCTCTATACCGATCCGTCGCTGCCTGACTACGATGCAAAGGCGGCGGAGGCCACCTGGAGCCGCGTCGACACTTTCCTCGCTGCGCTCTGA
- a CDS encoding ligase-associated DNA damage response exonuclease encodes MRPDALLYPAPEGLYCPEGGFYVDPVRPVERALITHGHSDHARPGHVNVLATRQTLDIMRIRYGDGFSASEQPVAFGEELVVNGVKVSFHPAGHVLGSAQIAIEKNGTRIVVSGDYKRRPDPTCEAYVPVPCDVFITEATFGLPVFHHPDPIDETGKLLASLRQFPERTHLVGAYALGKAQRVIRLLRDAGYGEPIYIHGAMERLCDYYVSQGIDLGELLPATIESRDKSIFKGAVVVGPSSAFADRWARRFNDPLPSFASGWMMVRQRAKQLGVELPLVISDHCDWPELTETITELAPQEVWVTHGREEALVRWCELQGIKAKPLHLVGYEDEGD; translated from the coding sequence ATGAGACCAGACGCGCTGCTCTATCCCGCCCCAGAAGGGCTCTATTGCCCGGAAGGCGGCTTCTATGTCGATCCGGTGCGGCCGGTGGAGCGGGCGCTGATCACCCATGGCCATTCCGATCACGCGCGTCCCGGCCACGTGAATGTGCTCGCCACCCGCCAGACACTTGATATCATGCGCATCCGCTACGGCGACGGCTTCTCTGCCAGCGAACAGCCGGTCGCTTTCGGCGAAGAACTCGTCGTCAACGGCGTGAAGGTAAGCTTCCATCCTGCCGGCCATGTGTTGGGCTCGGCCCAGATCGCCATCGAGAAGAATGGCACGCGCATCGTCGTATCGGGCGACTACAAGCGCCGGCCCGACCCGACCTGCGAAGCCTATGTGCCCGTGCCCTGTGATGTCTTCATCACCGAGGCGACCTTCGGCCTGCCGGTCTTCCACCATCCCGATCCGATCGACGAGACCGGCAAGCTGCTCGCCTCGTTGCGCCAGTTTCCCGAACGCACACACCTCGTCGGAGCCTATGCGCTCGGCAAGGCACAGCGTGTCATCCGCCTGCTGCGCGACGCCGGTTACGGTGAACCGATCTATATTCACGGCGCGATGGAACGTCTCTGCGATTATTATGTCAGCCAGGGCATCGATCTCGGCGAATTGTTGCCGGCCACGATCGAAAGCCGCGACAAGTCCATTTTCAAGGGCGCCGTCGTCGTCGGCCCGTCCTCTGCCTTTGCCGACCGCTGGGCCCGCCGCTTCAACGATCCGCTGCCGTCCTTCGCCTCCGGCTGGATGATGGTGCGCCAGCGCGCCAAACAGCTCGGTGTCGAACTGCCGCTCGTCATCTCCGACCATTGCGACTGGCCGGAACTGACCGAGACGATCACCGAGCTTGCCCCGCAGGAGGTCTGGGTCACCCATGGCCGCGAGGAGGCACTGGTGCGCTGGTGCGAGCTCCAGGGCATCAAGGCCAAGCCGCTGCACCTGGTGGGTTATGAGGACGAGGGGGATTGA